One window of the Arthrobacter sp. D5-1 genome contains the following:
- the dnaB gene encoding replicative DNA helicase, whose translation MSVTHLDSIEGTRASDSSRKPPQDIPAEQSVLGGMMLSKDAIADVVEIVRGHDFYRPAHETIYESIIDLYGRGEPADAVTVSDELTKRGEINRIGGPAYLHELIQTVPTAANAGYYAEIVAERAVLRRLVNAGTKIVQMGYGQDGEVEDLVNQAQAEVYAVAEKRTAEDYVALKDVMESTVDEIEASGHRGEGMTGVPTGFYELDELTHGLHPGQMIVIAARPAVGKSTFALDFARSAAIKNNLATVMFSLEMGRNEIAMRLLSAEATIGLQDLRKGTIKDEQWSKIATTMGRMNDAPLFIDDSPNMSLMEIRAKCRRLKQQHDLKLVILDYLQLMSSGKKVESRQQEVSEFSRALKLLAKELQVPVIALSQLNRGSEQRQDKRPMVSDLRESGSIEQDADMVILLHREDVYDKESPRAGEADILIAKHRNGPTKDIVVAFQGHYSRFANMAGDAGAGGGGF comes from the coding sequence TTGTCAGTTACGCACTTGGACTCAATCGAGGGCACACGCGCTTCGGACTCGAGCCGGAAACCTCCCCAGGACATCCCTGCAGAACAGTCGGTACTTGGCGGCATGATGCTGTCCAAGGATGCGATCGCGGATGTCGTCGAGATCGTCCGTGGGCATGATTTCTACCGTCCGGCCCACGAGACCATCTATGAGTCCATCATTGACCTCTACGGTCGTGGCGAGCCGGCCGACGCCGTGACCGTCTCGGACGAACTGACCAAGCGCGGTGAGATCAACAGGATTGGCGGCCCCGCCTACCTCCACGAGCTCATCCAGACAGTGCCCACCGCGGCAAACGCTGGCTACTACGCCGAGATTGTTGCCGAGCGTGCTGTCCTTCGCCGCCTTGTTAACGCCGGCACCAAGATCGTCCAGATGGGCTACGGCCAGGACGGCGAAGTGGAAGACCTTGTCAACCAGGCCCAGGCCGAGGTCTACGCTGTGGCGGAAAAGCGCACTGCAGAGGACTACGTGGCGTTGAAGGACGTCATGGAATCCACCGTGGACGAGATCGAAGCTTCCGGTCACCGCGGCGAAGGCATGACCGGTGTTCCCACTGGCTTCTACGAGCTGGACGAACTGACTCACGGGCTCCACCCCGGCCAGATGATCGTCATTGCAGCTCGTCCTGCCGTAGGTAAGTCCACGTTCGCGCTGGACTTCGCCCGTTCTGCCGCCATCAAGAACAACCTGGCTACAGTCATGTTCTCCTTGGAAATGGGCCGGAACGAGATCGCCATGCGTCTTCTGTCCGCAGAGGCCACTATTGGTCTGCAAGACCTCCGTAAGGGCACCATCAAGGACGAGCAATGGTCCAAGATCGCCACCACCATGGGTCGCATGAACGATGCTCCGCTGTTCATCGATGACAGCCCCAACATGTCCCTGATGGAGATCCGGGCCAAGTGCCGCCGCCTGAAGCAGCAGCACGACCTCAAACTGGTGATTCTCGACTACCTCCAGCTCATGAGCTCCGGCAAAAAGGTGGAATCCCGCCAGCAGGAAGTTTCCGAGTTCTCGCGTGCGCTTAAGCTGCTTGCCAAGGAGCTCCAGGTTCCCGTCATCGCCCTGTCACAGCTGAACCGTGGTTCCGAGCAGCGCCAGGACAAGCGCCCCATGGTGTCCGACCTCCGTGAATCCGGCTCCATCGAGCAGGACGCCGACATGGTCATCCTGTTGCACCGTGAAGATGTCTACGACAAAGAATCGCCCCGCGCCGGCGAAGCGGACATCCTCATTGCCAAGCACCGTAACGGTCCCACCAAGGACATCGTTGTTGCTTTCCAGGGCCACTACTCGCGTTTTGCCAATATGGCAGGCGATGCAGGCGCTGGCGGCGGCGGCTTCTAG
- a CDS encoding ribose-5-phosphate isomerase: protein MRIIVGADEAGVEYKDRILADLEADSRIAEVIDIGVNRADEDFTRPYPYVGIAAGEMIRDGKADRAILFCGTGIGVAIAANKVPGIRATAAHDSFSVERSILSNDCQILTMGQRVVGVELARRLAREWIGYAFDPSSGSAAKVKVLSDFEGC from the coding sequence ATGCGCATCATTGTGGGCGCCGATGAAGCCGGCGTTGAGTACAAAGACCGAATCCTGGCCGACCTTGAGGCCGACTCCCGGATCGCTGAAGTGATCGACATCGGAGTAAACCGAGCCGACGAGGACTTCACCAGGCCCTACCCCTACGTGGGCATCGCGGCCGGCGAGATGATCCGCGACGGCAAGGCCGACCGGGCCATCCTGTTCTGCGGCACGGGAATTGGGGTGGCTATCGCTGCCAACAAGGTTCCAGGCATCAGGGCCACAGCTGCCCATGATTCGTTCTCCGTTGAGCGCTCCATCCTCTCCAATGACTGCCAGATCCTCACCATGGGCCAGCGGGTTGTAGGCGTGGAGTTGGCCCGCCGGTTGGCCAGGGAGTGGATCGGCTACGCGTTCGATCCTTCGTCCGGTTCAGCCGCCAAGGTAAAGGTCCTCAGCGACTTCGAGGGCTGCTGA